ATTGCATTGCCAAAAAACACAAGGAAAGCAATCGTAGCTGCTAAAGGGAAATATTTTCTTGCTACTTCTTCACCTACGATGTCTTTTGAAAAGGAAACAATTCCAGAAAGTAAAAATTCATAGACATTCTGTATCCCACTAGGCACGACTTGCATCTTATGTGTAGCAATCTTAGCAAATAACAAAATCAATACCGCTACTACAACGGTATAAAACCCGATGATAAAATCATGATCTGGATTGATCAATCCCGCAAAGGTAAATACTCTCTCGTCCATAATCTTGCCTTTATGACAAATTTTATAATGCACTAAGATTATGCCTTATTTTTTGTAAAATATGCTTAAAAAGTTTTACTTTTATAAAAATTTTTTATTGATATGTGTAATATGCCACAAAAACACTGCAAAAAGTATTGCTATAGGAAACAACAAACCTATTTCAGGATACACAAGTCCTGCCACGCTTAATTGTGTCAATGAGAAAAATAGCCCCCAAATCGCTAAAGCACCAATAATACAAGCAAACGAAATCATCGCAAGATTCCCATATCGTGGCAACGAGGGAATATAAAAAGCAATGATAGCTATGCACAAAGGCACAAAAAAAGGTATGATGATTAGTCCATATAAAATCGCACGAATCTTATCAGAGCTTATACCTTGCTGATGCGCAATTTTCAAAGATGCTAACGCGTCAATGATTGAGGCGACAGGCTTATCTTGAGCAATTGTCTCTAAAACTTTTGAATTAAATCCTTCAAGTGTCCTAAGATCTTGGTCAAATATTGTCTGTAAAACCTTTTTACCTAATATCAAATTTGAGGCAATCTTTGATGTTGTAGCATTTTTGAGAATCCACCCATTGTTTTCAAAATATGCCTCACGCGATTCGTGATATGCGCGCAATTTAAATTCCTCATCAAGCTCAAAAATCTTAATCCCCTCTGCCCTCACTTCACCATTTAAAAGCGGATAAAGTTTATGCACAAAAATATATTGATTATCACTTTTTAGCAATAAATTTTCACGCACACTTTTTGCCCTTTGTTGATAAACGATAGCTTCAGCATATTCTTGTGCATAAGCAAAAGGTGTTGCATTGAGCCCTATAAATCCTGCAATAACCAAACTCGAAATACACAAAATCGGTGCAAGAATCTGACGCTTGGAATATCCTAATGCCATTAATGCGGTTAATTGAGAATTTTTTAAGAAAGTTATATAAAACATAATCGAACAAAGCACTAAAGAGATAGGAAGAGTGTAAGTAAGTGCATAAACACCATCGTAAAATAAAAACAAAATCAACAAGTTTGCAGAATCTGGCAAATCATCAACATATTTCAGTGTATCAATAGCAAGAAAAAACCCTTCCAAAGCTAAAAATATAATCAAAAAATATTTTAAATAATAAAATCCTACGAATCTAAAAAGCATCTAAGTCCTTTGGATAGATAGATTCTTGGATTTAAGAGTAAATTGATTTTGCAAGGAAACCATATCTTGATGTGAGCAAAACGATAAAACCGCTTCTTTACAATGCTCTAGCAATAATGGGAGTTGAGAAGATTCTTTTTTGTTAAAATCACTCAATACAAAATCCACGACGCTCATTTGCGAATCTAAAGGTCGTCCGATTCCAAAACGAATCCTTGTATAATTATTGCCATAATGCTTGTCAATAGATTTTAGTCCGTTATGTCCTCCGCTTGAGCCAGCATATTTGAAACGAATATCGCCAAATGGAATATCAAGCTCATCGTGGATAACCATCAATGTTTGAGTATCAAAATATTGCATAAAAGGAGCAATGGATTCACCAGAAGCATTCATAAAAGTTTGAGGTTTGATAAAAAAGATTTTCTGCTTTCCTATCATCACCTCACCTACTTGGGCATTAAATCGCTTTTCAAACAAAAAACGAAACTGAAGAGATTCTGACAAAACATCAAGCACCATAAAACCAATGTTGTGCCGTGTATTTTGATATGTAGCACCGGGATTGCCAAGTCCTGCAACAACAAGACAAGACATTATTTTGCTTTAATAACCCCGACAACAGCTACAGCAGGGCGATTCAGCACGGAAACGCCTTTGATTTGTGGAAGATCTCGAACCAAAATAGAATCTCCCACATCTAAATCTGTTACATCAAGCTCATAGACATTGGGCAAATTTTCAGCCGCACATTTAACGCTAATGCGTTTTGTAGAGATGAAAAGCACCCCTTTGTTCTTAAGCCCTTTTGCG
The Helicobacter sp. MIT 05-5293 genome window above contains:
- the pth gene encoding aminoacyl-tRNA hydrolase translates to MSCLVVAGLGNPGATYQNTRHNIGFMVLDVLSESLQFRFLFEKRFNAQVGEVMIGKQKIFFIKPQTFMNASGESIAPFMQYFDTQTLMVIHDELDIPFGDIRFKYAGSSGGHNGLKSIDKHYGNNYTRIRFGIGRPLDSQMSVVDFVLSDFNKKESSQLPLLLEHCKEAVLSFCSHQDMVSLQNQFTLKSKNLSIQRT
- a CDS encoding LptF/LptG family permease, translated to MLFRFVGFYYLKYFLIIFLALEGFFLAIDTLKYVDDLPDSANLLILFLFYDGVYALTYTLPISLVLCSIMFYITFLKNSQLTALMALGYSKRQILAPILCISSLVIAGFIGLNATPFAYAQEYAEAIVYQQRAKSVRENLLLKSDNQYIFVHKLYPLLNGEVRAEGIKIFELDEEFKLRAYHESREAYFENNGWILKNATTSKIASNLILGKKVLQTIFDQDLRTLEGFNSKVLETIAQDKPVASIIDALASLKIAHQQGISSDKIRAILYGLIIIPFFVPLCIAIIAFYIPSLPRYGNLAMISFACIIGALAIWGLFFSLTQLSVAGLVYPEIGLLFPIAILFAVFLWHITHINKKFL